Proteins co-encoded in one Clostridia bacterium genomic window:
- a CDS encoding glycoside hydrolase family 27 protein: MLAKTPPMGWNTWNTFANNINEQLIRETADLFVEFGYKDCGYEYIVIDDCWAEKQRDENGLLVPDKEKFPNGIKAVCDYVHSKGLKFGIYSCAGIRTCADYPGSFGHEFSDAKQFAEWEVDFLKYDYCNVPGYINAEIAYATMSMALKASGREILFSACNHGKENPWNWMRSIGAHMYRSTRDILDNFVSYHDIAESQIDKLSMSSTGCWNDLDMLIVGMHGKGHVGIEDGCTEEEYKTHFALWCLFNTPLMIGGDIRALSENYKKLLQNKHLIAINQDKEGRPPFDINNSYFNTYDTKIFFKHLSNNEFAIGMFNFSEHDKELTATFHSAGLPYYTNIGFELIDVFSGENLGVYKDSYTRYIPSHGCAVLRCKFAE; encoded by the coding sequence ATGTTAGCGAAAACACCACCTATGGGTTGGAACACATGGAATACTTTTGCAAATAATATAAACGAGCAGTTGATTAGAGAAACGGCAGACCTTTTTGTTGAGTTTGGATATAAGGATTGCGGTTATGAGTATATCGTTATTGATGACTGCTGGGCTGAAAAACAGCGTGACGAAAACGGGCTTTTGGTTCCTGATAAAGAGAAATTCCCAAACGGCATCAAAGCTGTATGTGATTATGTACACAGCAAGGGTTTGAAGTTTGGTATCTATTCTTGTGCAGGTATTCGTACCTGTGCAGATTATCCGGGAAGTTTCGGACATGAATTTTCAGATGCAAAACAGTTTGCTGAATGGGAAGTTGATTTTCTGAAATATGATTATTGCAATGTTCCGGGATATATTAATGCCGAAATTGCTTATGCAACTATGAGCATGGCTCTTAAAGCTTCAGGAAGAGAAATTCTTTTTTCTGCCTGTAATCATGGCAAAGAAAATCCTTGGAACTGGATGCGTTCGATAGGTGCACACATGTACCGTTCAACACGGGATATTTTGGACAATTTTGTTTCGTATCATGATATTGCTGAAAGTCAGATTGATAAGCTTTCCATGTCCTCAACAGGTTGCTGGAATGATTTGGATATGCTGATTGTTGGTATGCATGGCAAAGGGCATGTTGGTATTGAAGATGGGTGTACTGAGGAGGAATATAAAACACATTTTGCTCTATGGTGCCTGTTTAATACGCCTTTAATGATTGGCGGAGATATTCGTGCATTAAGTGAAAATTATAAGAAGCTCCTGCAAAACAAACATCTTATTGCCATCAATCAAGATAAAGAGGGAAGACCGCCTTTTGATATTAACAACTCTTATTTTAATACATACGACACCAAAATTTTCTTTAAACATCTTTCGAATAATGAATTTGCAATAGGCATGTTTAATTTTTCAGAGCATGATAAAGAACTGACGGCAACATTCCATAGTGCCGGTTTGCCTTATTACACAAACATAGGTTTTGAATTGATTGATGTTTTTTCAGGTGAAAACTTAGGTGTATATAAGGATAGTTACACCAGATATATTCCGTCTCACGGCTGTGCAGTGCTTAGGTGTAAATTTGCTGAATAA
- a CDS encoding LacI family DNA-binding transcriptional regulator: MVQKLTIKQIADMVGVSVAAVSYALNGKKGISDETRERILDVVNNTNYTPNVNSRRLILQRSFNILLVIDSEDSPFNNFFYVEVINSIVEHCTAAGYNTVLVKLTDDFDSSILKNTLLQHNADGIIFLCDISDELRGNISKLGAPFVVVDSQRKEPPYPSVYADYSKASYCAVKYLIESGHKNVAMLDSGDVPEYFMCTLEGYKQALSESGIAFNSDWVKSGISAETDMQIFMEKITGKSDAPTAIFCSSDFVAINVMNYLQRRGYVLPDDFSVCSIDDIVLARYHFPALTTVKIDKVSMGKLAVEMLDKIINEEETKTSIAMPSCELIVRDSVKKIELQ, from the coding sequence ATGGTACAAAAGCTGACAATAAAACAAATTGCTGATATGGTGGGGGTGTCGGTTGCCGCTGTTTCGTACGCTTTAAATGGGAAAAAAGGCATCAGTGACGAAACTCGCGAACGGATACTTGATGTTGTTAATAATACTAATTATACTCCGAATGTTAATTCGAGAAGGTTAATTCTGCAACGTAGTTTCAATATCTTGCTTGTGATTGACTCTGAAGATTCTCCGTTTAATAATTTCTTTTATGTGGAAGTTATAAATTCTATTGTTGAGCATTGTACTGCTGCCGGGTATAATACTGTATTAGTAAAGTTGACAGATGACTTTGACTCATCAATATTGAAAAATACGCTCCTACAGCACAATGCTGACGGAATTATATTTTTATGTGATATCAGTGATGAGCTTCGGGGAAATATCAGCAAATTGGGAGCACCTTTTGTCGTTGTCGATTCGCAAAGAAAGGAACCACCTTATCCCAGTGTTTATGCTGATTACTCTAAAGCATCATATTGTGCGGTAAAGTATCTGATAGAAAGCGGACATAAGAATGTAGCTATGCTTGATTCAGGAGATGTTCCGGAATATTTCATGTGTACACTTGAAGGCTACAAGCAAGCATTGTCAGAAAGTGGTATTGCATTTAATTCTGATTGGGTTAAGTCAGGGATTTCTGCAGAAACCGATATGCAAATTTTTATGGAAAAAATCACCGGAAAATCTGATGCGCCTACGGCAATATTTTGCTCGAGCGATTTTGTGGCAATTAATGTGATGAATTATCTTCAGAGGAGAGGGTATGTGTTGCCGGATGATTTTTCAGTATGCAGTATAGACGATATTGTTTTGGCGAGATATCATTTTCCCGCACTTACTACAGTTAAAATTGATAAAGTATCAATGGGTAAACTGGCTGTGGAAATGCTTGATAAAATAATCAACGAAGAAGAAACAAA